The Candidatus Eisenbacteria bacterium genome contains the following window.
CTCGTGTTTTCAAATGCGAATCGCTTTACTGTTTCGACCGACTTCGAACCGTATGGCACGCGCGCGGTGTCGCCGAAGTAAACGATGCTCTCGTTCCGAAGTCTCGAAATCAAGTGCTTCACGACGGTGAGGCCGCCGATTCCCGAATCAAAAATACCTATGGGTGAACCCATCTGAAGCTCCTTGCGATCTCACGCCAAGCGGCCCGATCTCGCCGGTCCGACAACGTCAAAATCGCTATTGCCAATCAAACACGCTCAGGGGCTCGGTCAGGTCGTAATGCCCCCCCAGCGAATCGACCGAACTTCCCTCCACCAATATCTGCACGTGCGTGATGTCGACGAAGTTCGCCGACACGGTACGAACTATCGAAGCCAGGATCAAATACTCTTCCGTCGAGCCTCCCGTGAAACCACTCTTCAATTCCCCCGAAAAATCCAGATACGCAGTCCTGCCCGCAATGTAGGCACTCCTCAGTAGAGTTCCCGGAGGAAGAACGCCGATCCCCTTGCCCGTCGGACCCGAAATGAGTTCTCTCATGATGCTTGCGAGCAGCGTCGAAGGCTCTGCGGAAGCCATGATGTCCCGCGTGGTCTCGATGGGTTCGGTCCCGTCTTCCGAGCCGAAATATAGAATCACGGCCTTTGTTCCGACCTCGACTTCTTCCGAGGGCTTGGTCACGGGTTCGCCGGGTTTCTCTACGCCGGCTCTGCGTTTGGAGAAAGTGACGACCAAGACTATGGCGAGAAGGCACACAATAATGAAAAGGACGAAGTTGAGCCTCTTGGATGCTCTGGTTTTTGATGTGCCCATGCGTGCCTCCGAATC
Protein-coding sequences here:
- a CDS encoding GerMN domain-containing protein; protein product: MGTSKTRASKRLNFVLFIIVCLLAIVLVVTFSKRRAGVEKPGEPVTKPSEEVEVGTKAVILYFGSEDGTEPIETTRDIMASAEPSTLLASIMRELISGPTGKGIGVLPPGTLLRSAYIAGRTAYLDFSGELKSGFTGGSTEEYLILASIVRTVSANFVDITHVQILVEGSSVDSLGGHYDLTEPLSVFDWQ